A single genomic interval of Dromiciops gliroides isolate mDroGli1 chromosome 1, mDroGli1.pri, whole genome shotgun sequence harbors:
- the LOC122736419 gene encoding cofilin-1-like has protein sequence MASGVAVSDGVIKVFNDVKVHKSSTPEEVKKRKKAVLFCLSEDKKNIVLEEGKEILVGDVGQTVDDPYTTFVNMLPDKDCCYAVYYATYKTKEIKKEDLVFIFWAPECAPLKSKIIYVSPKDAIKKKLTGIKHELQANCYEEVKDRCTLAEKLGGNAVIYLEGKPL, from the coding sequence ATGGCCTCTGGGGTGGCTGTCTCAGATGGGGTGATTAAGGTGTTCAACGACGTGAAGGTTCACAAGTCCTCGACACCTGAGGAGGTGAAGAAGCGCAAGAAGGCCGTGCTGTTCTGCCTGAGCGAGGATAAGAAGAACATCGTGCTGGAGGAGGGCAAGGAGATCCTGGTGGGTGACGTGGGGCAGACTGTAGATGACCCCTATACTACCTTTGTCAATATGCTGCCAGACAAGGACTGCTGCTACGCcgtctactatgccacctacaaGACCAAGGAGATCAAGAAGGAGGACCTGGTGTTCATCTTCTGGGCCCCCGAGTGTGCCCCTCTCAAGAGCAAAATAATCTATGTGAGCCCCAAGGACGCCATCAAGAAGAAACTGACAGGAATCAAACATGAATTACAAGCCAACTGTTACGAGGAAGTGAAGGACCGCTGTACCCTGGCTGAGAAACTGGGGGGCAATGCCGTGATTTACCTGGAGGGGAAGCCCTTGTGA